In the genome of Astatotilapia calliptera chromosome 18, fAstCal1.2, whole genome shotgun sequence, the window gtaaCTACAGGCCTGTgaaactttactttactttagcaggtctttttttttttttcttactgccTGTGCAATCATCCTTTCAAATGCAATTTTTAGCAAAATCGTCTGCCTTGTAATACTGCATTCAGTCCCGCTGACATTTGAGTTTAATCAAGTCAAGTCTTATTCAAGGTATTCGCCAAAGTTCTGTTCTTTTGACTCCAAATTTCCTCTCTTGTTTGGATCACAATCCTGGTTactactgtatttatttttgtagatCTTGTACAGCGAGATGGGTCTGTGGAGCTGTGGCATCAGTGTGGTGCTTTTTCTCTGTAACGTTGCATATACTGCTTCTATATCAGACGCTGTCGGAGAAAAAGGCACCCAGAAAAATCTTCTGATTGAGCTCGAAGACAACACTAATAGCACTGGCAAACCAAGTAAGTAACAAAGTAAACAGTAaccttttatttcagtgttattcTTGTTTGAGGGGTTTAATATTCTACTATACCTAATCCATAGGAAATGTTTTGGGTTCTGTCTTGTTAGATTTTGATGAACCAAATTTTTTCCTGCAGAGACAAACAGCTCATTTGAGAGCCCAAAGGTGGAATTCTCCTATCTGGCTATAGCGTTGGGCACAGTCATCACCCTTTCACTCTTCATCGTGTTGGTTGTTAAGTTTCGCGTTTTACATCGCTTTCTGGCCAGCTACAGACACTCCCTGCTCCAGGAGTCGGATGGGGCGAGCCAGTACGGTCAAGAGGACATGTCTTTCCCTAACAATGTGTCCGGTAGGATGGGAGTAGTCAGAGGGACTCAGCCCGGGTTGGATGATGACGACGATGGCTTCATTGAGGACAACTACATCCAGCCCGGTGAGAAGCACATGCCAGAGGGACAAAGGGAGGATGACGAGGTAGAGGGGACAGATGACAGTGACGACGATCTTCAGTTCACTATAGGGTGATTAAATAAATTTTTCCAAAGTGACCGGtttacaacaaaaataatgagactccaaaagttgattctgttcatcaggACGCAGCGTTTCCAtaattaaagtttaaaacttttgtgCCTCATGAGCCCTTAAAGAAGACAGGATTATAAACTTGACAAGAAATAGTAAATcagaatttctttcttttttggccTGCTCATATTGCTCATTTTGAAACCCTTAAATTTATTATATGACCCCCAACATGGGCCCCAACCTACTTACTGAACAGTAAAGTTTTTTTGACTGCAGAAACTTCTGAGCCACGCAAATGTTTTGACCAAATTATCCGTTATTATTAGATAACCGACCTTAAGAGGGGCCAAAATtaatacaaaacacatttaaagtgcTGCATTGACCTCTGTAATGTTGACTCGTTGTGCAATCAGAatacctttgatttttttcttttatgctgtGTAGAAATTGTTCTTAAAGCTCAAATGTACTATATATCGATATGGATTCACATATTACATATGCTGTGTATGTAACTCTAcatggaaaatatttaaaattacaacatTCAGTTTATTTGCTAATAATGATGTTAATGTTTATATCCTGCTAAATGCtatttgttttcacacatgccATTCAATTATTCACCTTTAAGTTACctttaagttttttgtttttttattacatttctgcTGACAGTGAACATCAAAGAGTTAAACAACTTCACACTCACACATCTTTGTTGTAGTCtgaatgtttgtttgtatgaaattacttttttgaaAATGCACGTCTTTAATAAAGTCGTTCTTATTGAAATTACAACACAGCGATGTTTTGATCTGATGTGACATCTGCTCTTTATTTACAACTATAATCAGTCAGACACAGCATAAATGAGCCTTCAGACAGTACAAAGGAGGGAAATATTCGCTTATCAAATTACAGAGCCATTGTTGACAGCAGCCTATTGTTCTTGTAGAAATGATGTGACTGCACTGCAGTGATGGTGTTTAGAGCTCAGCAGTCAGTTTTTATGGTAATGGAAAACAATAAAGAGAGTGGAAAGAAAATTTGTGAAGACTTGATTTGGATATTGACACAACCTTCTCGGTTCTACTATTAGTTCCTTTAGCTTTAAACCACTTCATCCAGTCTCAGATATTTTAAGTCCTTTCAGATCAGGCTGGTCCTGCTCGACGAGGTCTCTCTCCTGGCTTGACTCATTTGTCCTCCAGAAACACTGAACACACAGACAGCTTGATTCCCTgtcctcctcattctcctcattctcatcctcctcctctgctccctTCTTCTTTTGATGTATGCCAGCACACTATAGCCCGCTACAGCTAGAGACATGCCCATCCCTGCAGCCATCAACACCAGACCAGAAACCAACATTTCCCTGCTGTCGTGACCTTGGCTGCCGATGGTGGCCACAAAGATTAGCACCGTCCCACACAGCATGACTGCCAGCCCTACAGCTAAAATCAGCGCGGGGTCGGCCCTCCCACCACTTTTCAGCTGGTCGATCCGACGCCTGCTGCGCACGCAGTTCATGTCCTGGATGGCAGAGCTGAGAAGCTGCTTGAGCAGGACAGCAAGTGCCAAGAGGCAGAGGGTGGTGCCCACCCCTAGGCGCCATTCCCCAGATAGGCTTGTGGTGGTGGAGAGGAGCCCCACACCACCAAGGCCCAGTCCGAGTATGAGGGCAACAGAGGCACAGTAACACAACAAGGAGCGTTGTGGGTCTCTGGACCACCATAATTCCACTTGATCTTCCAGGATACGTCGCTGTATAAGCCTAGGGTCCAGGTAGAGGCTTGAGGACCGACGTATGGGGTAGTAAAAGGTCTCCATGTCAGGTATGGCACAGCTCAGACAGCCAAAATCAAAGACGACACCTTAAATTAGTGTGGAGAACATGGGTTGATTGTCAGAATATTAGAGGacacagatttccaaaagcacaagtaaCTTTTCTATGTCCCATGACTGTACAGAGAACACGCTGTGCTTCACCTCCTGTAAACACTTACTCACTTGTGCTAGATGAGTGTCTTGTATTGCTGTCCATCCATCTGCATCCCATCTGAAAACCTCAGAGAAGTCAGTGTGAAAGATCCCACAGTTGTTTGGTTTCGTTGTTTCATTCTGTAAAGAAAGTGATCTCTGCCttgagcaaaaaagaaaaaaaagaaaaaaaaaactgctatgAGGAAAACTTCCAGTATTTCAGGTACTTTGCTTCATTTGTTGAAGTTGGTTTCAGAGATGAAAGTGGATGTAGATGCCAAAAGTGTCCTGAGTCAAACTGGAGACAGAAGCAGGGGCTCCCACAGTGTGAAACTCCTGCAAGCAGAGAGGTAATGGCAGTTACGTAGCTTGTGCATGTGTCGTTTCATCAAGGCTTCATCACCACAGCGACTGTACTCATGTCACAGATCAATAATCTGTGTCCTCTTTAGAGCCCTGTGCCAGGCAGAACAGACACCAACTTCTCTTCTCATCACACGGGACCAGCATCTTGTCAAGTTAAGCAGGAAAAAAGACTGGTCACAATAGTAGTGTTGGATCATGGTTTGGACAGAGATTGGCGACACTGTCCACCACGCTCCATCACAGACAATGGGCTGACCGATGAACACAATGACTGTGCTGCAGAGGGTGGGTGATGGTGTGTGGGGGACGTGGATGGGTGTTGCGTTGCTCCTTTGGAGGGCTGAGTGATGTCAGTGTGCACTGATAATGGTGTTTCTGTGATCCCAAGGATAGCGTCACTCAGACACTGGGCTGGATAGGTCTCAGTGAATAGTGTATCTCCTCACTGAGGTGCTAACTAACCTGGGCATCTCATCTATTTCTTACACACCTGGCAATACTGAACATTATCCATAAAACCATTTCACAGgtatatttcttttcttttaaaaaagaaaaaaaggtatatttctttgctttcctgctctgccacctctaaagctcaaaataaaatgttaaaaaaaaaagatacaaggTGTGGTTTTATTACTATTTAGGTGGCTGTGTGTGCTTAAAGGAATAGTCTGCATATTAATTACTGGGCTTGGTGCTCTTACTGTAGGTAGGTTTTGACCTTTGGACAGAGCTTGGCTAGCTAGGTTTTTACAGTCTTTGCTTAGCTGTCTTATAGTTGTTGTTTCCCATTTAAGATGTAAAACTGTTAAAGTTGTAACAATATTCTCATCTAACGCTTGACAAAAGcatgtaaatgtttatttaatagCCAAACAGGCAAACTTATACATTTATCTTTCAGATATACGGCATAGGAGAAGCTAATAGCATCCACTAGCTAGGTTTGGCTTATGGCTAATGCAGTGTAGTGCAGCGGTGTATTCTGATGCAGTTACATCTAACATAATTAAAGATGCCCCCACCCCCAATTGTTCCAGTGTAATGATCTTGCTTTCATGTGTGTTGACTCAGTGACAAGTGGCTGAGGCTATAATGGAGTCACTGCAGGGGCGCTAACAACTAGAGAGGAAGTATAGATTGAAACAAAGTTGAATCAATATGAGTTATGaagggaaaaataaacaaacgagTTTGCTGGTGTTAGCATGGTGACCTTTGATTTACTAAAATTCATCTTGAGTCATTTTTATTCTATATgagcaataaaatataaataaatcagctgtTGGGAAAGATGGATGaacttttatttagatttagatatTAATTTCTTCACAGAAATATAAACTCTTAGCAGCAGTGTATATTTTATGCACTTTTGGAAGCTTTTCAGTGTAATTCCAGTCACAATGGTGAAGGCTGGGTGACACTGGTAGCATTTATAAATGCATCTGCTTGTTCAACTTCTCCATCCAGAGAAGTCAGCATATTTACTCAGATATACCCATGCAGCTGTCTGGAAACCCCTGATGGACCAGTCGTTCTCATGACCAAAGTACTGAGACCAGTACATAAATGCCACTTTCTCCCCCTAGTGGAGTAATAAGGTAATAAAGTAGACCCTATTTCAATTCTGAGGTTTTACAcatcaaaaattatttttaaaaaattatctggTCCTTACCAACTcttaaaattaggtaaatacaacctcagattAATAACAACACAGGGCACCATACCATTATTTATTTACCAAAAATAAGTGTAACctatgattcagtagcttgtacaACCACCTTCAGCAACATTAACTttaagtaatcattttctgtagtCATCAGTCATCCTTTACAacattgtttcagtttgttgAGATATGTGGGTATTTGTTTATACACAGCTATGAAAGTCCCTCCGATCAGGgtgaggtctggacttttactgggccattgcaacaaCTTGATTCTCTGCTTTTTtgtcattctgttgtagatttgctgctgcgcttgggatcattgttctgTTGCATGACACAGTTTGGGCCAAGTTCTAGATGTTGGTCAGATGGTCTTATATTTAACTCAAGGATACTTGTGTATATGTTACGTATGGCCCAAAATGGCCTCCGTACAAGAAAGTAGTAAGCTCTAAGGAACCCCCACACTGCAATGGGGTAcacaaggtttatttttttcctcagagTCAAACTACTGGCTGAAGACACAACTCTGGCCAGGAGTCCAAGGCCCAAAGCCACCACGGTCAGGGTTGTTAGCCTGGTTACAAACAGGGAAAGGTGGTCACTCAGAAGAACAAGCACCCAAAAACATATCAATCTTGCATCTTCCTCAGAAAGGTTTGCCACCCACCTTTTCAAGCCTGGTGTCGTTCAAGGGTGGCTCTCCACATTAAATCCTGGGGCTTCCACTCTCGAGCTGAAGCTTCCCTAAACTTGGCCAGTTTCCTTTCCATGGGCACGGACAGTCTCCAATCCAGTGTTTTTCCTCCCAGCAGATCCACACAAATCCTAATTAAAATGAGTCCTCCCTCCAACATCCTCAGattgttttaaaagcaaaaccagGCCAGGTTAAAAATCCTTTCCCTTAGAACAGGGgtttcaaactcaaatacacagtgggccaaaattcaaaactggaacaaagtcgcgggctaacattaatatttattgaaaaacaaaatcttcctccagatataagaatgaatcttttcttatggactcaaacaagttttgctgaaaaactgaatatggaacaagcaaagcttaatactaaacgatatatatattagctgtataataccagtaggccagctctatatggaaaagatatatataaatcttataaagtttgtatctgtcttgtgtgaaacttgtatgaaaagcatataagagtgaaaacagatataagatcccttgaaaaattatataatgaaacttgtatgttttggatacttattaaaacaatgtatgaaagtaatgagaaagtggccactttcatgagtaatcacatataagtttttactatttgttttccatatgggtaatagtaatttggtatggcttcgcgggccaaatgtaattaggctgcgggcccaatttggcccgcgggccagagtttgacacctatgccttAGAATGTGCACACTTCACCCTGGAGTCTCAGAGGCTTCCCTGCTGCACCAGTGTAAAAGCCTTCCAGTTTCCTCTCCCCTTTATAGAGAATGGCTCCCATCCTTCCCAATCAGCTGCTCCCTGTACTCAAATCCAAATAGCTGGCAGCTGGACTAGAGTAGAATCTCCACTCCTCacaccaaacacaaaaaacccccaccaaagtatgtgattaatacaaccccccccccccccggagtAATGCCAACCCAAAAGTTTAGTGGGGGATTCTCTCCATTCTTTTCCACCATGCTATACTCCGCAACATATGCAGAGAAGTTGACTCAATGACTGTAAGATTCCCAGGTGCTGTGACTCCAGCTCATcatccctccaccaccgtgcttgacagttggtatgaggtgtttgtgctgacacgctgtgtttgttttgttttgttgttttccgAACTTGGTGTTTTTTGTGGCCAACATATCTACTTTGGACTCATCTGTAGAAAGTTCATTGTTGCAGAACTTTCATACTACCCTTATCTGTATACATCAGTACATCTACATTTGCCCGTAGTACACGTTTTTCTGCTTACATGTTGTGAAGATCAGTGAAGTGTATTTGATGAACAGCATCTGggtgctacttaccctcttaagtAGTAAGTACATACTTGGTTTTCCACACACAGCTTCTgcattttagttcagtttttgCAAAATCAATAATATGTGcaatatggcatgttttgtAATTCATCTCAGGTATATCGACCTAACTTTAAACCCAGATAAGGACAAGATGAGAGTTTACTTTCGTTTTGCCATGAATGTATCTGTAAGAaacctttatattttattgtaaaaGCTTGATTTTACGCCTCTCAGATTCGTATTTATTAATGAAGCTACAGTTAGTATAAAAAAACCCATTCTGATGTCAATAGAGGTGATTTACCAGTCTGTCCCCACTCAATGTGATTCAACCGCAAGCTGGCAATTAATGCACTTGTACAGCGATTTAAATACAGCCACTAGGCGGGACATATTGATTCGCAATAATTACCCTCACTGTTAATTACTCTTGTAGATTTGATGAAACATCATGTAGTCATAGTTGTTCGTTGCCAACGGTAGggctttaatttcatttttatttatttgtttactttaaTATGATAGAGAAATCAGtgtctatttattttaaaataacctCCACCAAAGAACGCCAAAATTATCAATTAAGCCAGCAATCAGGCAAAGCATGAAAATATTTGCACTAATCATTGTGACAGGTTGATATGTATTTGGCATGCTCCTGTACAGCTGGTGaatgtgtatttgtatgtgcTTGTTTACTGTCTTTTCTGCCTTGTGACAGAATAGCCTCGACAGTCATTTGCCTGCTGTTCTGGGAGTGACTCCAAAATTCATCAGgctcagagagaaaaaaactgaatgttGTGAACTAACGGACAAATCGATGAACagatgtatgaaaaaaaaaggctgcattATAAATTCTTCTGCATAAAATACACAGATGAgccacaacaacagcaacaaccaaACCACTTGTTTAAGATTGTGTGGGCCATCCTCATGCTACCAAAGCAGCCGTGACCTTTAATGGGCCTCACTGGATTGAACTTGTTCCAGTGTATCGCTTGATCACACATAGTGGTTTGGATGCTGGTGCTCGGTCTGTTTCAGAGCAGTTTTTATGGTGTGACAGAGCACAGTAACCTGGCCACTGATGTCAGAGGGTGCCATGGGTGAGTGTTACTGGTTTACAACATTAGTGACATATACAAAGCAGCATTCACATCAGCAGCAAGCAGGACGTTGCATTATAATGTGGTAACATTATTCACTTCACGTGTCTGTGGGGTTAATATTGAGGTTGATACTGTCTGAGTTTGCTTTTCATGCTTTACTGAAGGAACCTAGGATGTCATCCAGGCACATTTTTGTATTAAGTGTCTCTCTACAATTATCATTTGGGCAATTATTAGAAAATCTGAAAGATCAAAGCTacgtattttaaaaaaaaaaagaaaagaaaaaaaaaaagccaaatcatGCTAATACAATAAAGTAGaggaaaactttaaaatgacAAGAATGTCAAAGGTTGTAAATATACTTCAAATAATATTCAGTATGCTTAAGACTCCAccatatttcatacattttaagaaaaactcAACAGGCTTCTAGTTAAGGCTTAAATTTTGCTTTTGTCAATCTAATAAACACAACATGTGCGTTTTGCTCTAATGATACCACAACAGGACAGTCATGTTTAATATATGTGTTTGATAAAAGAGTATGCAACGTTGTTGTGGACAAAGATCATCCTGCAGGTGGCAGCAGCCTCCAGGTTTGGAAGCAGTCTGAGGGTGCCCACATTAGAAGGCTGCATATGGGGTTAGATCAGGGATGTCTAACTCTTTGTTGTTAATAGGCCACCAAAATCTTGCAGGCTTTTTTTGTGCCCAAGGCAGCGGGTTTGTCACCTGTATTTAAATGCAACATAAGCACTCAAATCTCTACATTTAGCAAAAATTATTGACACTGTAATGGGAAAAATTCCCAAATAAAATACAGCCTTACTTACTTAATAGATACGCAGGCATAAGCATATAAATGTACtaacaacattaaaaataaatgtagggACTGTGAAGAAAGCCAGCCTCTGTGGATGTAGCATTATTGTAGTTATAGTTTATCAACACAGATGCAATAAActgtctttttaaaatgctttttcattTCTGACACCTAAAACCTACAGAGTGACAAACTGATAAATAGAATTGCTCCACCATCTCATCTGCTTTTCAAATAAAGGATGAATACAGTCAGTCATCATGTCACGGGTCATAGCTCCTCCTTCATGTTATTGTGGAAGATGCTTCGTTATGACTCTGGTTGCATGTTTGAGGCCTTTGGCGTATTCAAGTATAGTTCTGGACATTACCCTGATGATACTGTGCAATAGATAACAATTGGCTATTGCAAAAAATGCTTGAAAGTGTGTTTCATTGGAGCAATTATACAGAGACCCAGGTTTTACACATTTACTCTTTAAAGTAGGAAGATTTACTCTGAGTGCGGAGGAGGGAAGAATTTAGCTCAGAGACTTAAAAAGGGATCTCAGTGTATGGTTAAGATTATGGTGAGGGGGCTATGCAAAACCCTGCAAACAGTTTCTCGTTCATGGACTCACTTTGCTGACAGGGACAGCATCAACCAGTGAGGATGAACTAATCTCACAGTTGCAGACCGCTGGGTTAGACAAACAGCATCACTGTTGCACTCTCCCTTATAGGCTGGTGAGCGGTAGGcgaaaacaagaacaaacttGACTCTCTCATCTCTCAACAGCAGCTGCTAAGGTGTTCTTGAGTAAGGTACTTATATTTAATTGCTTGAGTGCTCAGAGGCCAATCAGTAGATAGTTACACTGTAACCGAACCATGAAGCCTGTCAATGCAAGATGCTACAGCTGAGTGAATGTGgagcagaaaactgaaaaaggaaaacgTATGCCTGCTCAGCAAATGTCCCCTAAAGGTTAATTAAATAAGAAATGCAACAAGAACCACACT includes:
- the LOC113009890 gene encoding leucine-rich repeat-containing protein 19-like isoform X3, which translates into the protein MLWSYDFSEPATVLWPALEDAVGEKGTQKNLLIELEDNTNSTGKPKTNSSFESPKVEFSYLAIALGTVITLSLFIVLVVKFRVLHRFLASYRHSLLQESDGASQYGQEDMSFPNNVSGRMGVVRGTQPGLDDDDDGFIEDNYIQPGEKHMPEGQREDDEVEGTDDSDDDLQFTIG
- the LOC113009890 gene encoding leucine-rich repeat-containing protein 19-like isoform X2, translated to MGLWSCGISVVLFLCNVAYTASISDAVGEKGTQKNLLIELEDNTNSTGKPKTNSSFESPKVEFSYLAIALGTVITLSLFIVLVVKFRVLHRFLASYRHSLLQESDGASQYGQEDMSFPNNVSGRMGVVRGTQPGLDDDDDGFIEDNYIQPGEKHMPEGQREDDEVEGTDDSDDDLQFTIG
- the LOC113009890 gene encoding leucine-rich repeat-containing protein 19-like isoform X1, with translation MMMTDNLCFVPTRQCKCMVLHETGRTSNIDKIDAVGEKGTQKNLLIELEDNTNSTGKPKTNSSFESPKVEFSYLAIALGTVITLSLFIVLVVKFRVLHRFLASYRHSLLQESDGASQYGQEDMSFPNNVSGRMGVVRGTQPGLDDDDDGFIEDNYIQPGEKHMPEGQREDDEVEGTDDSDDDLQFTIG
- the tmem125b gene encoding transmembrane protein 125 isoform X1, whose protein sequence is MGCRWMDSNTRHSSSTSVVFDFGCLSCAIPDMETFYYPIRRSSSLYLDPRLIQRRILEDQVELWWSRDPQRSLLCYCASVALILGLGLGGVGLLSTTTSLSGEWRLGVGTTLCLLALAVLLKQLLSSAIQDMNCVRSRRRIDQLKSGGRADPALILAVGLAVMLCGTVLIFVATIGSQGHDSREMLVSGLVLMAAGMGMSLAVAGYSVLAYIKRRREQRRRMRMRRMRRTGNQAVCVFSVSGGQMSQARRETSSSRTSLI
- the tmem125b gene encoding transmembrane protein 125 isoform X2 — protein: METFYYPIRRSSSLYLDPRLIQRRILEDQVELWWSRDPQRSLLCYCASVALILGLGLGGVGLLSTTTSLSGEWRLGVGTTLCLLALAVLLKQLLSSAIQDMNCVRSRRRIDQLKSGGRADPALILAVGLAVMLCGTVLIFVATIGSQGHDSREMLVSGLVLMAAGMGMSLAVAGYSVLAYIKRRREQRRRMRMRRMRRTGNQAVCVFSVSGGQMSQARRETSSSRTSLI